A single window of Polaribacter sp. SA4-10 DNA harbors:
- the mrdA gene encoding penicillin-binding protein 2 codes for MQKSFLLYFIITLVGILFIGRLFQLQILKGANYNPIKNAAVKVAFDFPERGYIYDRNGKLLVANQLSYDVMIQPNQVKPLDTLEFCSLLKINKEDFLKRFKKAESYAPYLPSVFLKQLAKEDFAFLQEKLHKYVGFHIQKRIIRNYPIKSAANVLGYISEVDENKARNSEDYEQGELIGKGGVEVEYENYLRGTKGKIYLHKNRFNKVTGSYKNGILDTLPENGKDLTLTLDIVLQEYAEKLMKGKRGGIVAIEPSTGEILALVTAPSYDPNMLVGRKRSKNSVILFNDTINMPAYDRGLLAAYSPGSPFKMMNALIGLQEKVIDEETSFYCHHGYRYGNRKNEFMGCHCGIVGRPIKLQTAIAKSCNSYFSNTFKRIIEKNNNPSEGVTNWHNHIASFGLGDYLRYDLPAGSPGLIPTGKYYDDRYKYTWNGSTIISNAIGQGEVLTTPIQLANFTAAIANRGFFFTPHILKKVDNKSIENPKFTTPKKTTIDTKYFTPVVEAMREVFISGTGRWSQVKGIDICGKTGTAENFTRVNGVKEQLPDHSILVAFAPKDNPQIAIAVFVENGGFGSTIAAPITSLLIEKYLKGEISKANKYREQRMFNLSLQNIYDKQIPKPLEIASGTK; via the coding sequence ATGCAAAAGAGTTTTTTACTGTATTTTATAATCACACTTGTCGGAATTCTATTTATTGGAAGATTATTTCAATTGCAAATTTTAAAAGGAGCAAACTATAACCCAATAAAGAATGCTGCTGTAAAAGTTGCTTTTGATTTTCCTGAACGAGGTTATATTTATGATAGAAATGGTAAACTTTTGGTTGCTAATCAGCTCTCTTATGATGTAATGATTCAGCCAAATCAAGTAAAACCATTAGATACTTTAGAATTTTGTTCACTTTTAAAAATTAACAAAGAGGACTTTCTAAAACGTTTTAAAAAAGCTGAAAGTTATGCACCTTATTTACCCTCTGTGTTTTTAAAGCAATTAGCAAAAGAAGACTTTGCTTTTTTACAAGAGAAGCTGCATAAATACGTTGGCTTTCATATTCAAAAAAGAATAATTAGAAATTACCCAATAAAATCAGCCGCAAACGTTTTAGGTTATATTAGTGAAGTTGATGAGAACAAAGCAAGAAATAGTGAAGATTATGAGCAAGGAGAGTTAATTGGAAAAGGTGGTGTAGAAGTTGAATATGAAAATTATTTAAGAGGTACTAAAGGAAAAATATACCTTCATAAAAACCGTTTTAACAAAGTTACTGGTTCTTATAAAAATGGAATATTAGATACGCTTCCTGAAAACGGAAAAGATTTAACACTTACTTTAGACATCGTTTTACAAGAATATGCAGAAAAGTTAATGAAAGGCAAAAGAGGTGGAATTGTTGCCATTGAACCTTCTACTGGAGAAATCTTAGCTTTAGTTACAGCACCTTCCTATGATCCAAATATGTTAGTGGGTAGAAAACGCTCTAAAAACTCAGTTATTTTATTTAATGATACTATTAACATGCCTGCTTATGACAGAGGTTTATTAGCTGCTTATTCACCAGGTTCTCCTTTTAAAATGATGAATGCATTAATTGGTTTACAAGAAAAAGTAATTGACGAAGAAACCTCTTTTTATTGCCATCATGGTTACAGATATGGAAATAGGAAAAATGAATTTATGGGCTGCCATTGTGGAATCGTTGGAAGACCTATAAAACTACAAACTGCCATAGCAAAATCTTGTAATAGCTATTTTTCTAACACATTTAAACGAATTATAGAAAAAAACAATAATCCTTCTGAAGGAGTAACTAATTGGCATAATCACATTGCAAGTTTTGGATTAGGAGACTATTTGAGGTACGATTTACCTGCAGGAAGCCCAGGTTTAATTCCAACAGGTAAATATTATGATGATCGCTATAAATATACCTGGAATGGTTCTACAATAATTTCAAATGCAATTGGCCAAGGCGAAGTATTAACAACGCCAATTCAGCTTGCAAATTTTACTGCAGCAATTGCAAATAGAGGCTTCTTTTTTACACCTCATATTCTTAAAAAAGTTGATAACAAGTCTATTGAAAATCCCAAATTTACGACTCCAAAAAAAACAACTATAGATACTAAATATTTTACACCAGTTGTAGAGGCAATGCGTGAAGTTTTTATTTCCGGAACTGGTAGATGGAGTCAAGTAAAAGGAATAGATATTTGCGGTAAAACAGGTACTGCAGAGAATTTTACTCGTGTAAATGGAGTAAAAGAACAATTACCAGATCATTCTATTTTAGTTGCATTTGCCCCTAAAGATAATCCCCAAATTGCAATAGCCGTATTTGTGGAAAATGGTGGTTTTGGTTCTACAATTGCTGCGCCAATAACAAGTTTACTTATTGAAAAATATTTAAAAGGTGAGATATCTAAAGCAAACAAATACAGAGAACAAAGAATGTTTAACCTAAGTTTGCAAAACATTTACGATAAACAAATTCCAAAACCATTAGAAATTGCGTCAGGAACAAAATAA
- the rodA gene encoding rod shape-determining protein RodA, whose amino-acid sequence MRQEQNNIFEKIDWILVFLFIILVSFGWLNIYAASFTEENNEILDFSTKYGKQLLWIGLSFPLIITILFFNAKFYQRFAGILYIISLFSLILLFPLGKEINGAKSWFNFGGMSLQPSEFVKAFTALAVAKLLSDRQYNLKLIKNQIKAFIIIFTPAFLITLQPDAGSALIYLSFFFVLNREGLTLNYILLGSAFILLFILTIFFGAYWMILSLFIVITIFAIYAIYKGGSQFLRFNWHKILGIYLVIGLFVLGTGYTYNNIFKQHHRDRFEVLLGLKVDNKNIGYNSYQSELTISSGGLTGKGFLQGDITKGNFVPEQHTDYIFSTVGEEWGFIGSSFVIILFMLMLYRIIYLAETHTNKFGRIYGYSLASILFFHVIVNIGMVIGLLPTVGIPLPFFSYGGSSLWGFTILLFIFIRLDAHKNNDW is encoded by the coding sequence TTGCGTCAGGAACAAAATAATATTTTTGAAAAAATAGATTGGATTTTAGTTTTCCTTTTTATCATTTTGGTGAGTTTTGGCTGGTTAAATATTTATGCTGCATCATTTACAGAAGAAAATAATGAAATATTAGATTTTTCTACCAAATACGGAAAACAATTACTTTGGATAGGATTAAGTTTTCCTTTAATAATAACCATTCTTTTTTTTAACGCTAAGTTTTATCAACGTTTTGCGGGTATACTATATATCATTTCACTCTTTTCTCTAATTTTACTATTTCCTTTAGGGAAAGAAATTAATGGTGCAAAGTCTTGGTTTAATTTTGGCGGAATGAGCTTACAACCATCAGAATTTGTAAAGGCTTTTACAGCACTTGCTGTCGCAAAATTATTAAGTGATAGACAGTACAACTTAAAACTTATTAAAAATCAAATTAAAGCATTCATTATCATTTTTACACCTGCATTTTTAATCACATTACAACCAGATGCAGGTTCTGCTTTAATTTACCTATCCTTCTTTTTTGTTTTAAATAGAGAAGGATTAACACTAAATTATATTTTACTAGGTTCGGCATTTATTCTATTATTCATTTTAACAATTTTCTTTGGTGCCTATTGGATGATCTTATCCTTATTTATAGTAATCACAATTTTTGCCATTTATGCCATTTACAAAGGTGGAAGCCAATTTTTACGCTTTAATTGGCATAAGATTTTAGGTATCTATTTAGTTATTGGTCTATTTGTTTTAGGAACCGGATATACTTACAATAACATTTTTAAACAACATCATAGAGATCGTTTTGAAGTTTTATTAGGATTAAAAGTTGATAATAAAAATATTGGATATAATTCTTATCAATCTGAATTAACTATTAGTTCAGGAGGATTAACAGGTAAAGGTTTTTTACAGGGCGATATAACAAAAGGAAATTTTGTGCCAGAACAACACACAGATTATATTTTTAGTACAGTTGGCGAAGAGTGGGGTTTTATAGGAAGTAGCTTTGTAATTATCTTATTTATGTTAATGCTATATCGTATTATTTATTTAGCCGAAACTCATACAAATAAATTTGGAAGAATTTACGGCTATAGTTTAGCTTCAATTTTATTTTTTCATGTAATTGTAAACATAGGTATGGTTATTGGCTTATTACCTACCGTAGGCATACCGCTCCCCTTTTTTAGTTACGGAGGCTCTTCACTTTGGGGCTTTACAATTCTACTCTTTATCTTTATTAGATTAGATGCTCATAAAAATAATGATTGGTAA
- the rpsT gene encoding 30S ribosomal protein S20, with protein sequence MANHKSALKRIRGNEAKRLRNKYQHKTTRNAVRDLRSAESKDEAQGMLGKVISMLDKLAKNNIIHKNKAANLKSKLTKHVAAL encoded by the coding sequence ATGGCAAATCATAAGTCAGCATTAAAGAGAATTAGAGGAAACGAAGCAAAAAGATTGCGTAATAAATATCAGCATAAAACTACTCGTAATGCTGTTAGAGATTTACGTTCTGCTGAAAGTAAAGATGAAGCTCAAGGAATGTTAGGTAAAGTTATTTCTATGTTAGATAAATTAGCTAAGAATAACATTATTCACAAAAACAAAGCAGCTAACTTAAAATCTAAATTAACAAAGCACGTTGCTGCATTGTAA
- the proS gene encoding proline--tRNA ligase, producing MSKKLTKRAEDYSKWYNELVVKADLAENSAVRGCMVIKPYGYAIWEKMQAELDRMFKETGHENAYFPLFVPKSLFEAEEKNAEGFAKECAVVTHYRLQNDPDNPGKLRVDPDAKLEEELVVRPTSEAIIWSTYKGWIQSYRDLPLLINQWANVVRWEMRTRLFLRTAEFLWQEGHTAHATKNEAVAEAKQMQEVYATFAENFMAMPVVKGVKSDSERFAGAVDTYTIEALMQDGKALQAGTSHFLGQNFAKAFDVKYTSKEGKQEYVWATSWGVSTRLIGGLIMTHSDDLGLVLPPKLAPIQVAIIPIYKGDEQLEAISEKVNVIVKELRKKGISVKFDTRDTYRPGAKFAEYELKGVPVRIAIGNRDLKNGTLEIARRDTLEKQTVAQVDAVSFVENLLEEIQENLFAKAINYRTAHTTEVATFEEFKDAIENKGGFVSAHWDGTEETEDKIKEITKATIRCIPNDAKEEIGACILTGKPSTKKVLFAKAY from the coding sequence ATGAGCAAGAAGTTAACAAAACGAGCAGAAGATTACTCTAAATGGTATAACGAATTAGTAGTAAAAGCAGATCTTGCAGAAAACTCTGCAGTAAGAGGCTGTATGGTTATTAAACCTTATGGGTATGCTATTTGGGAAAAAATGCAAGCTGAATTAGATAGAATGTTTAAAGAAACAGGACATGAGAATGCCTATTTCCCTCTTTTTGTACCTAAAAGTCTATTTGAAGCAGAAGAGAAAAATGCTGAAGGTTTTGCAAAAGAATGTGCAGTAGTTACTCATTATCGCTTACAAAATGATCCTGATAATCCAGGTAAATTACGTGTAGATCCAGATGCGAAATTAGAAGAAGAATTAGTTGTAAGACCAACTTCTGAAGCTATTATTTGGAGCACATATAAAGGTTGGATTCAATCTTATAGAGATTTACCACTATTAATAAATCAATGGGCAAATGTAGTTCGTTGGGAAATGCGTACACGCTTATTTTTAAGAACTGCAGAATTTTTATGGCAAGAAGGTCATACAGCTCATGCAACAAAAAATGAAGCAGTTGCTGAAGCAAAACAGATGCAAGAAGTATATGCAACTTTTGCTGAAAACTTTATGGCGATGCCAGTTGTTAAAGGTGTAAAGTCTGATAGTGAGCGTTTTGCTGGTGCGGTAGACACCTATACAATTGAAGCTTTAATGCAAGATGGAAAAGCTTTACAAGCTGGAACAAGTCACTTTTTAGGACAAAATTTCGCAAAAGCATTTGATGTTAAATACACTTCAAAAGAAGGGAAACAAGAATATGTTTGGGCAACTTCCTGGGGAGTTTCTACCCGTTTAATTGGTGGGTTAATTATGACACATTCAGATGATTTAGGGTTGGTTTTACCTCCTAAATTAGCGCCAATTCAAGTTGCAATAATTCCAATTTATAAAGGTGATGAGCAATTAGAAGCAATTTCAGAAAAAGTAAACGTAATTGTAAAAGAATTACGGAAAAAAGGAATTTCTGTTAAGTTTGATACTAGAGATACTTATAGACCAGGAGCAAAATTTGCAGAATATGAGTTAAAAGGGGTTCCTGTAAGAATTGCTATAGGAAATCGTGATTTAAAAAATGGAACGCTAGAAATAGCTAGAAGAGACACTTTAGAGAAACAAACAGTTGCACAAGTTGATGCAGTTTCTTTTGTTGAAAATCTTTTAGAAGAAATTCAAGAGAATTTATTTGCCAAAGCAATTAATTACAGAACTGCCCATACAACTGAAGTTGCAACTTTTGAAGAATTTAAAGATGCAATAGAAAACAAAGGAGGCTTTGTTTCTGCTCATTGGGATGGAACAGAGGAGACTGAGGACAAGATAAAGGAGATTACAAAAGCAACGATTAGGTGTATTCCTAATGATGCAAAAGAAGAAATTGGAGCCTGTATTTTAACAGGGAAACCATCAACAAAAAAGGTGCTTTTTGCAAAGGCATATTAA
- a CDS encoding OmpP1/FadL family transporter gives MKKKIIIAILIAVTYTSYSQSLGYQDLALVFSQNDENGSARFTSMSGAFGALGGDISSINSNPAGIAVFNNSAFSGTINSRNSDITSTYYGNSLTTQNQFFNLSHAGAVLVFDIANNSEWSKFAVGFNYRITKDFNDNFLAQGNSGVATFTEFPLDNNTTPIDYSIADEQRFTNKNGGEMSELNLAFSSVHQNNLYLGVGFNFYDLNFSQRSTLTEFNSDGNGNELDAYFYQENITTAAGFSANAGFIYKAHSNFRFGLAYQTPTWFSEVFETTNIVENDGYFGDTEISVNNDNAIYNNTSGGYYPSQEFIYSLKTPSKLTASAAFIFGKNGLLSLDYINKKYKNIKLSNDNFTLENQFFQNELRNTHSFNVGTEWRMNRFSVRGGYKFEQSPDKLALDTDNLEGYSLGGGYNFGGFKLDFAFSDNNRTGLYNFYPQYNTVNAADLNIDNRTVTATFTLNL, from the coding sequence ATGAAAAAAAAAATTATAATAGCGATATTAATCGCAGTAACTTATACGTCCTACTCTCAATCTCTAGGCTACCAAGATTTAGCTTTGGTTTTTTCTCAAAACGATGAAAATGGATCTGCTCGTTTTACATCTATGAGTGGCGCTTTTGGAGCATTAGGAGGCGATATTTCTTCAATAAATAGTAACCCTGCAGGAATTGCAGTTTTTAATAACAGTGCTTTTTCTGGAACTATTAATTCAAGAAATTCTGATATTACATCTACTTACTACGGAAACTCTTTAACAACTCAAAATCAATTTTTTAATCTTTCTCATGCAGGAGCTGTACTCGTTTTTGATATCGCCAACAATTCTGAATGGAGCAAGTTTGCAGTTGGGTTTAACTATAGAATAACAAAAGATTTTAATGATAATTTTCTAGCACAAGGGAATAGCGGAGTTGCTACTTTTACTGAATTTCCTTTAGACAACAATACAACTCCAATAGATTATTCAATTGCAGATGAACAACGTTTTACAAACAAAAACGGTGGAGAAATGAGTGAATTAAATTTGGCTTTTTCATCTGTACATCAGAACAATTTATATCTTGGTGTAGGTTTTAATTTCTACGATCTTAATTTTAGTCAAAGATCTACTTTAACAGAATTTAATAGTGATGGAAACGGCAATGAATTAGACGCTTATTTTTACCAAGAAAACATTACAACAGCAGCTGGTTTTTCTGCAAATGCAGGTTTTATATACAAAGCACACTCTAATTTTAGATTTGGTTTAGCCTACCAAACACCAACTTGGTTTTCAGAAGTGTTTGAAACAACAAATATTGTTGAAAATGATGGTTATTTTGGGGATACTGAAATTTCAGTAAACAATGACAATGCAATTTATAATAATACATCTGGCGGGTATTATCCATCACAAGAATTTATTTATAGTTTAAAAACACCAAGTAAATTAACAGCAAGTGCTGCTTTTATTTTTGGTAAAAATGGATTATTAAGTTTAGATTACATCAATAAAAAATATAAAAACATAAAATTATCAAATGATAATTTTACTCTAGAAAATCAATTTTTTCAAAACGAATTAAGAAATACACATTCTTTTAATGTTGGTACAGAATGGAGAATGAATCGTTTTAGTGTTCGTGGAGGTTATAAATTTGAACAAAGTCCAGATAAATTAGCTTTAGACACAGACAATTTAGAAGGTTATTCTTTAGGTGGTGGCTATAACTTTGGTGGTTTTAAATTAGACTTTGCTTTTAGCGACAATAATAGAACAGGATTGTATAATTTTTATCCACAATATAATACAGTAAATGCAGCAGATTTAAACATAGACAATAGAACAGTAACTGCAACATTTACTCTAAATTTATAA
- a CDS encoding NifU family protein, whose translation MKNTQIIIQETTNDTIIKFNSNQILINGGSYEFNNIDEAKNSPLAQELFYLPFVKKIFVTANFIALQRFDIVEWIDVQEEVREQIEAYLNDGNVVINEKSASTKKEAIEVYAEVTPNPSVMKFGTNKALTQTDVEFKNIDEANQSSPLAQAIFNFSFVKEVFISDNYISITKYDMVEWNEVYGEVRTFIREYLADGKTIIKELPKTTSSSVETVEAPEVKLEGIAAQIVDILDEYIKPAVASDGGNIAFQSYNEEHKVVSVILQGACSGCPSSTATLKNGIENLLKEMLPNQINEVVAING comes from the coding sequence ATGAAAAACACTCAGATTATCATTCAAGAAACAACTAACGATACCATTATAAAATTTAATAGTAATCAAATTTTAATTAATGGTGGAAGTTATGAATTTAACAATATTGACGAGGCAAAAAACTCGCCTTTAGCACAAGAATTATTCTATTTACCTTTTGTAAAAAAGATTTTTGTTACCGCTAATTTTATAGCACTTCAACGTTTTGACATTGTAGAATGGATTGACGTACAAGAAGAAGTAAGAGAGCAAATAGAAGCTTATTTAAATGATGGAAATGTTGTTATAAATGAGAAAAGTGCATCCACAAAAAAAGAAGCTATAGAAGTTTATGCAGAAGTTACTCCAAATCCATCAGTAATGAAATTTGGAACAAATAAAGCATTAACACAAACAGATGTTGAGTTTAAAAACATAGATGAGGCAAACCAATCATCTCCTTTAGCGCAAGCAATTTTTAACTTTTCTTTTGTAAAAGAAGTTTTTATTTCTGATAATTATATCTCTATCACAAAGTATGATATGGTAGAATGGAATGAAGTTTATGGAGAAGTTAGAACATTTATTAGAGAATATTTGGCTGATGGAAAAACCATTATAAAGGAATTACCAAAAACTACATCTTCTTCAGTTGAAACAGTTGAAGCACCTGAAGTTAAACTTGAAGGAATTGCTGCTCAAATTGTAGATATTTTAGATGAATACATAAAACCTGCTGTTGCTTCAGATGGAGGAAATATTGCTTTTCAATCTTATAATGAAGAGCATAAAGTTGTGAGCGTAATTTTACAAGGAGCTTGCAGTGGTTGCCCTTCTTCTACTGCAACTTTAAAAAACGGAATAGAAAATTTATTAAAAGAAATGTTACCAAATCAAATTAATGAAGTGGTAGCCATTAACGGATAA
- the ubiE gene encoding bifunctional demethylmenaquinone methyltransferase/2-methoxy-6-polyprenyl-1,4-benzoquinol methylase UbiE has translation MSKIIKPYKDSELGKKEQVTKMFDAISENYDGLNRVISLGIDVKWRKKVVEIVGKNNPKQILDIATGTGDLALMMAKLNPVKVVGLDISAGMLAVGKQKIAKENLSNKIEMIVGDSEDMPFDDNTFDAITVSFGVRNFAHLDKGITEIARVLKPTGVLVILETSNPTKFPFKQGYKLYTNLFLPIVGKLFSKDKVAYSYLSESANSFPFGNEFNNILQKNGFTNTEHKPVTFGVATIYTARK, from the coding sequence ATGTCAAAAATCATCAAACCATACAAAGATTCAGAATTAGGAAAGAAAGAGCAAGTAACAAAAATGTTTGATGCAATTTCTGAAAATTATGACGGCTTAAACCGTGTAATTTCTTTAGGAATTGATGTAAAATGGCGTAAAAAAGTAGTTGAAATTGTTGGTAAAAATAACCCGAAACAAATTTTAGATATAGCAACAGGAACAGGAGATTTAGCTTTAATGATGGCAAAATTAAACCCTGTAAAAGTTGTTGGTTTAGATATTTCTGCAGGAATGTTAGCAGTTGGAAAACAAAAAATTGCCAAAGAAAATTTATCTAATAAGATAGAAATGATTGTTGGCGATTCTGAAGACATGCCTTTTGATGACAATACTTTTGATGCAATTACTGTTTCTTTTGGAGTACGTAATTTTGCTCATTTAGATAAAGGAATTACAGAAATTGCAAGAGTTTTAAAACCAACGGGAGTTTTAGTTATTTTAGAAACTTCTAACCCAACAAAATTTCCTTTTAAACAAGGTTATAAATTATACACCAATTTATTCTTACCTATTGTTGGCAAATTATTTTCAAAAGATAAAGTTGCCTATTCATATTTATCTGAATCTGCAAATTCTTTTCCTTTTGGTAATGAGTTCAACAATATTTTACAAAAAAATGGGTTTACCAATACAGAACATAAGCCTGTAACTTTTGGAGTTGCTACAATTTATACTGCACGTAAATAA
- a CDS encoding porin family protein, with product MISKRILIFGFFLLTSLAFYAQRDQVEYLPTFDNRKIHYGFYLGLNKNDFKLNLRESNITNADIIVEAAAGFNVGLVADLRLHKNLSLRLEPGLVSNTKKIYFNHLATPQDSVREIGSTYLHVPLVFKFSTDRYKNIRPYLLAGVSYDYNFSSNERNQDDNSAGQFRMKTHNFMYEVGIGIDVYLYFFKFSPSIRGVFAMNNEIKYDDDANSQWTAPINYMGTRGVFLTFAFE from the coding sequence ATGATTAGTAAAAGAATCTTAATTTTTGGTTTTTTCCTTTTAACTTCTCTTGCTTTTTATGCACAAAGAGATCAAGTAGAATATTTACCAACTTTTGATAACCGAAAAATACATTATGGTTTTTATTTAGGCTTAAATAAAAACGATTTTAAACTAAACTTAAGAGAGAGCAATATAACAAATGCAGACATAATTGTAGAAGCAGCTGCTGGTTTTAATGTTGGTTTAGTTGCAGATTTACGTTTACACAAAAATTTAAGTTTACGTTTAGAACCAGGTTTAGTAAGTAATACCAAAAAAATTTATTTTAATCATTTAGCTACACCACAAGATAGCGTTAGAGAAATTGGATCTACCTATTTACATGTGCCACTAGTTTTTAAATTTAGCACAGATAGATATAAAAATATTCGCCCATATTTGTTAGCAGGAGTTTCTTATGATTATAACTTTTCTAGTAACGAAAGAAATCAGGATGATAATTCTGCCGGACAATTTAGAATGAAAACGCACAACTTTATGTATGAAGTTGGTATTGGAATAGATGTTTATTTATATTTCTTTAAATTCTCTCCATCTATTAGAGGCGTTTTTGCAATGAATAATGAGATAAAATATGATGACGATGCTAACAGCCAATGGACAGCTCCTATAAATTACATGGGAACTCGTGGTGTTTTTCTAACATTTGCTTTTGAGTAA
- a CDS encoding RNA methyltransferase, with protein MSISKNQLKLITSLSQKKYRQKHKLFIAEGVKVVQELLNSSFSLETLFCTDDFSTNISTDKIILISETELKKISNLKTPNKVFGLFKIPDENSIEKKGLIVALDAINDPGNLGTIIRLCDWFGVSQLICSNETVDCYNQKVVQASMGSLTRIAIHYVDLEVYLKETKLPTFIADMDGENVYKTKLPKQGILIMGNEANGISEEIKTLVTNKISIPRFGETQETESLNVATATAILLSEFRR; from the coding sequence ATGAGTATCTCAAAAAATCAACTTAAATTAATAACAAGTTTATCTCAAAAAAAGTATAGACAGAAGCATAAATTATTTATTGCTGAAGGTGTAAAGGTTGTACAAGAATTATTGAATTCTTCTTTTTCTTTGGAAACACTGTTTTGTACAGATGATTTTTCTACTAATATTTCTACTGATAAAATTATACTAATTTCTGAAACGGAATTAAAAAAAATAAGCAACTTAAAAACTCCAAATAAAGTTTTTGGTTTATTTAAAATTCCTGATGAAAATTCAATTGAAAAGAAAGGATTAATTGTTGCTTTAGATGCAATTAATGATCCTGGGAATTTAGGTACAATAATTCGTTTGTGTGATTGGTTTGGGGTTTCTCAACTTATTTGTTCTAATGAAACTGTAGACTGTTACAATCAAAAAGTAGTGCAAGCTTCTATGGGTTCTTTAACTAGAATAGCGATTCATTATGTTGATTTAGAAGTATATTTGAAAGAAACAAAATTACCAACATTTATTGCAGACATGGATGGTGAAAATGTGTATAAAACGAAATTACCAAAGCAAGGAATTCTTATTATGGGAAATGAAGCTAACGGTATTTCGGAAGAAATAAAAACATTAGTAACTAATAAAATTTCTATTCCACGTTTTGGAGAAACTCAAGAAACTGAAAGTTTAAATGTTGCAACTGCAACTGCAATTTTATTGAGTGAGTTTAGACGGTAA